Part of the Candidatus Cloacimonadaceae bacterium genome, AGAATAACTCACAGGATTCACGCGTATCCAGTGGCTTGTTGATCTGCACGAAAACTTCGCTTGGGGGGCATACTATGGAGGGGTGTAGCGCTATCGCAAAAAGTGGCAACCTAGCGTCAACTATATTAGGACTTGACAAGACTGGGATTTTTCATGGACAAGCTGCAGAGTTGGTTCATTTATTCACCGACACACTTCACACATAGCTCTGCTCTTGCTCAGCTTTTACTCTGCTTTTTCTGTGTTAATCTCATCTCTCACCTCTCATCTCTTACCCAAGCCCGCAAAAAAACACTTGACCAAATCTCTGCATCGAAAACTCATAGCAGATATGGAAAAGATTATCATTATCTCGCTTGTTTCGCTGCTGCTGACGCTATCGGTCAGCTTGGTAATGGCATCCGTGAATCCGGAAGATTTCTGGACGGATGGATATTGTGTGCAAAAGACTGCTCTCACTCCCACTCCGGGCGCCAAAAGCATCCGTGCCGAGATTGATGGGGAATGGAAGGAACTACCCCTGGTGAGTTTTCCCGCTGCTTTTTGGGATTGGAATCGCAACCGCAGGATCGAATATCTCGAGATTTTTCGCGAGATGCTTGAGCTTGGCGCTGAAAAGGCTCGCCGACCCCAGCTTTCCGGTCCGCACAATGGCATGGTTGCCACTTATGGCGCTCAGCGCAAGGATTCCGCATTTAAGCTCAACAACGCTGTCAAAGGCATGGGTTTCTGTCCGCGGGAGGATAAGATCGAGGAATTGATCGAGCGTCTGAAAAAAACTAAGGATGCTCCTCTGGCGGAAAAACTTGACGTGCTCGAAAGTCTCTACAAAGATGCTGAAAATATCTTCGCGCATGATCGGTTGCTCTCTCTTGAGCTGTATTCCGAGCCCGGTTTTTCCACGCAAACCTTCATCAACCAAATGGTCAATCCCGCCTGCGTGACGGTGTTTTTGGACATCCCAACCTATAAGATCAAGCAAGTTGTCCGTTTGCTGCATCCAATGAACCCGAATCTAAGCAAACAGGAACGCCTGATGACCGAGTATGTCAACCTCATACATTCCTATTTCCATGGCGAGTTCCCGCGGGACTATATCGCCGCAATTTATTACAGCACAGAGGTATATGACAGTTCTCCCGGAAGAAAGGATGCCCGCGGCACCAAAATGAGTCCCTGACCTCCGACGAACAACAGTGCCGATATCTGTCGGTATTCCTTGAAAATAAGGATTTGCTGACACATAAGGATAATTAAATGCATCATGACGAAGAATATCTCTTGGATGACTTTGAGCAGGAACCTGAAACTTGGGAAGAGCTCGAGCGCGTGGAAAAGACCGCGTTTCTGGCAACGATCGTTCGGCAAGGCGAAAGCCCCAAAGAGGTTGAAGCCAGCATGGACGAGCTTGAACGTCTTGCCGATACTGCCGGAATCATGATTTTGGGCAGATACAGCCAAAAGCGAAACGCACCCGAGCGAGGAACCTTCTTTGGTAAAGGCTTTTTGGAAGAAACCGCCACGAAAATGCATCAAGCCCAGGCGGATCTGCTGATCGTGAATGAAGAGCTGAGCCCAATGCAGGGTCGCAACATCGACCGCGATTTCAGCATCAGGGTAATCGACCGCACGGAAGTGATCCTCAGCATCTTTCACGATCATGCCAGAACCAAGGAAGCGAAACTGCAAGTCCGCCTTGCCGAACTTCAATACCAGCTTCCACGTCTGCGCAGGCTTTGGGGTCATTTTGACAAGGAGAGAGGCTCTGCCCGCTCAGCGGGAGGTTCCGCCAGCCGCGGCATGGGCGAAAAACAGATAGAGATCGACAAACGCCTGATCCGTTTGCAAATACGCCGGATCAATCAATCCATCACCGCCGTCGCTCATCAAAAAGAAACCCAACGCAAACAGCGGGAAAAAACTAAAAAACTCTGCCTCGTCGGCTATACCAATGCCGGTAAATCCACCCTGTTCAACGCTCTCACCAATGCCGGAGTGCTCGTCGAAGACCGCCTATTCGCCACGCTGGATTCCACCTCCCGACAGCTAAAACTCAGCACCGGCAGCCCGGTCGTGATCTCGGATACAGTGGGTTTCATCTCCAATCTGCCGCATCATTTGGTGGCATCTTTTCGCGCTACTTTGATGGAAGTGCAGGATGCCGATCTGCTCTTGCACGTGGTGGACGTATCGGACGACCGCAGAGAGTATTACATAGACCAGGTGAACGACGTCCTCAAACAAATCGGCGCTGACGGCATCCCCCAGATATTGGTTTTCAATAAAGCAGACTTGGTGGATAATATATTCCTGACCTTCATCCAGAGACGTTTTCCGGAATGTATCAGCATTTCCGCGCTCAAAGCGGGACAATTGGAAAGCCTAGTTGATGGCGTGGAAAAGCGCCTCTTCGATAACCTGTTTTTGAGCCTGAAACTACCCTATGACAAAGGCGCGCTGGTCTCCTTGCTGCATCAGATCGCTCAGGTCAAAAGCGAGGATTACCGCGCCGACGGCATCTATATGGAAGTGCTTGTCGGCAAGGAAGATATGTATCACGTCAAAGACTATGTGTTGACATAATCTGCGGCACGATTATCAAAGTGCCAAATAGATATTTAACCCCCTTAGGAGAAGCCATGTCCAAGCTAATCAGCGCCGCTCAAGCGGCAGCTATGATTCTACCGCACAGCCGTTTGGCGATCGGCGGATTTCTTGCCGTAGGCGCTGCTGAAAGCATGATCGACGCGATCGTGGCATCGGGTGTTGGCGATCTGCACATCATCGTCATCGCCTCGGACTATGAAACCCGCGGCGTCGGCAAGCTGGTGGTCAATCACCAGGTCAAGAGCGCTCAAATTACGCATCTGGGCACTAATAAAGAGATTCAGAAGCAGATGTACGCCGGGGAGATCCAGATAGAATTGGTGCCGCAAGGCTCTTTGTTGGAACGTGTGCGCGCTTTCGGAGCGGGGCTGGGAGGGATATTGACCCCCACCGGACTCGGGACCATCGTCGAAGAAGGCAAAATGATCATCAATTTGGGCGGCAGGGATTATATCCTCGAGCCGGCAATAGAAAGCGATTTTGCGCTCATTCGTGCCTGGAAAGCAGATAAAGCGGGAAATCTCGTCTATCGTAAAACCGCGCGCAACAGCAACCCGATCATGGCAATGGCGGGAAGAATCACCATCGCGGAAGTGGATGAGATCGTGGAAATCGGAGAGCTCGATCCCGAACAGGTAATCACCCCCGCGATCTTCGTCAATCATCTGATCTTGAGCAAGGAGAGCGGAAATGGCAATGGATAAAAGAGCTTATATCGGAGCGCGCATCGCGCAGGAACTCAAAGATGGCGACTATGTGAATCTTGGCATCGGACTTCCTACCGAAGCGGCAAATCACATACCACCCGGTGTGCATGTCGTCTTTCAATCCGAAAACGGCATGCTTGGGGTGGGACCGAGTCCCGCCTCCGGAGCTGAAGATACAGATTTGATCAATGCCGGAGGTGGTTTCATCACTGCTTTGCCCGGTGCCTCATACTTTGATTCAGCAACCAGCTTTGCCATCATTCGCGGTGGGCACTTGGACGTCACAGTCCTGGGCGCTTTGCAGGTGGATCAGGAAGGCAATCTGGCAAACTGGATGATCCCCGGCAAGCTCGTTCCCGGCATGGGTGGAGCGATGGATCTGGTCACCGGAGCCAAGAAAGTGATCGTGGCGATGGAGCATTGCGACAAATTTGGCAATTCCAAGATATTGAAGCTCTGCACTTTGCCGCTCACCGCCAAGGCAAAGGTCAGCCTCATCGTTACCGATATGGCGGTGTTGGAAGTTACACCTGCAGGCTTGGTGCTAAAGGAAGTTTCCGAAGGATACACGGTGGAGGATGTGGTCAAAGCCACCGATGCGGAATTGATAATACCGGATTACTTGGGCTGATCAGATCGCGGCAAAGATGTGTTGCCGCAGATTGACCTGGTCTTTGAGCAGTTCCTGGATGCCGGCGATCTTTTTGATCAACATCGCTCCGATGTGTTGATCAAACTGCTTGCCGAGGTTGTCTTCGATCTCGCGGCAGGCGGAGTGCGAAGTCATTGCGTCTCGATAGGGTCTTTTGCTGGTCATGGCGTCATAAGCATCCGCGATTGCAGTGATTCTCGCCAGAGGAGATATCTCCTCGCTTTTGATGCCATTGGGATAGCCGCTGCCATCCCAGCGTTCGTGATGCTGGAGAATGATGTCGTGCACCTCAGCCGGCAGACCGATAGGATCGACGATTCTGGCGCCAATGCTGGGGTGCAGCTTCATCAGATCAAACTCATCAGGTGAGAGCACTGCGGTTTTTTCCAGTAGCGGTTTGTTCACTCCGATCTTGCCCAGATCGTGCAACAGCGCTCCAATACGCAAAAGTTTCAGGTCTTCTATGGATAGCCCCAGATACTTCCCAAGCAGGATGCTGACCGCGGTCACCCTTTCTGAATGCCCGTGGGTGTAGATATCCATCGCCTCGATGGTATTCACCATGGCGTGGATGGTGTTTATATAGTGGTTTTCCAGCTTGGCGTTGGTGGCAAAGAGTTCCATTGTGCGCTGTTGAACCACCAGTTCCAGATGATGCTGATAGAGGTCGTTTTGCAACATCAGCTGGTTTTTCTCGATCGCTTGTTTGACGCGGATGAGCAGCTCCGACATGTCAAAGGGTTTGCGCAAAAAATCGAAGGCGCCCAGTTGAATTGCCATACGCATCCTTTCCGGATCGGAATAACCGGTGATCAGGATCACGGGGATCTTGGCATCCTTGCGGGTGACGTGTTTGAGCAGTTCGAGACCGCTCAATCCCGGCAGGTTGATATCGGTGATAATGGCGTTGAAAGGCTCGCGCTCGATCAATTCCAGAGCCGTGAGCGCTTCCTTGCTTCCGATAGTTTCATACTCGCCGGTGATGCTGAGGCAATCCATTAGCATTTCCAGCATCAAATCATCGTCATCGACCACGAGGATGCGTTTCAAATGATTCTGTGGATCGGCTGCGGTTTTTCCCGGATAGTTCAGGATGTTTTTCATATCAGGGATACCTCTTCGATACATTCAGGGTCGGTGAAACTTACTTTGTTCACCGCACGGCTCACCGGATGCATGATAAGTCTGTCATCTCCGGCAGGTCGCAAAAAGCGGTGCATGTAGTTTCCATCGATGTTTTTGTGATCGAGCCACAGCTCTCTGGCTCTTTCGAAGAGCAGCACCGGCATACGTTGATGGATCGGGCGCATATATGTATTTGCCGCGGCGGTGATGATCGCAAGCGATTGAACGTAGGAGCCGTCCGGCGTGTACCA contains:
- the hflX gene encoding GTPase HflX yields the protein MHHDEEYLLDDFEQEPETWEELERVEKTAFLATIVRQGESPKEVEASMDELERLADTAGIMILGRYSQKRNAPERGTFFGKGFLEETATKMHQAQADLLIVNEELSPMQGRNIDRDFSIRVIDRTEVILSIFHDHARTKEAKLQVRLAELQYQLPRLRRLWGHFDKERGSARSAGGSASRGMGEKQIEIDKRLIRLQIRRINQSITAVAHQKETQRKQREKTKKLCLVGYTNAGKSTLFNALTNAGVLVEDRLFATLDSTSRQLKLSTGSPVVISDTVGFISNLPHHLVASFRATLMEVQDADLLLHVVDVSDDRREYYIDQVNDVLKQIGADGIPQILVFNKADLVDNIFLTFIQRRFPECISISALKAGQLESLVDGVEKRLFDNLFLSLKLPYDKGALVSLLHQIAQVKSEDYRADGIYMEVLVGKEDMYHVKDYVLT
- a CDS encoding CoA transferase subunit B encodes the protein MAMDKRAYIGARIAQELKDGDYVNLGIGLPTEAANHIPPGVHVVFQSENGMLGVGPSPASGAEDTDLINAGGGFITALPGASYFDSATSFAIIRGGHLDVTVLGALQVDQEGNLANWMIPGKLVPGMGGAMDLVTGAKKVIVAMEHCDKFGNSKILKLCTLPLTAKAKVSLIVTDMAVLEVTPAGLVLKEVSEGYTVEDVVKATDAELIIPDYLG
- a CDS encoding response regulator, translating into MKNILNYPGKTAADPQNHLKRILVVDDDDLMLEMLMDCLSITGEYETIGSKEALTALELIEREPFNAIITDINLPGLSGLELLKHVTRKDAKIPVILITGYSDPERMRMAIQLGAFDFLRKPFDMSELLIRVKQAIEKNQLMLQNDLYQHHLELVVQQRTMELFATNAKLENHYINTIHAMVNTIEAMDIYTHGHSERVTAVSILLGKYLGLSIEDLKLLRIGALLHDLGKIGVNKPLLEKTAVLSPDEFDLMKLHPSIGARIVDPIGLPAEVHDIILQHHERWDGSGYPNGIKSEEISPLARITAIADAYDAMTSKRPYRDAMTSHSACREIEDNLGKQFDQHIGAMLIKKIAGIQELLKDQVNLRQHIFAAI
- a CDS encoding CoA transferase subunit A — translated: MSKLISAAQAAAMILPHSRLAIGGFLAVGAAESMIDAIVASGVGDLHIIVIASDYETRGVGKLVVNHQVKSAQITHLGTNKEIQKQMYAGEIQIELVPQGSLLERVRAFGAGLGGILTPTGLGTIVEEGKMIINLGGRDYILEPAIESDFALIRAWKADKAGNLVYRKTARNSNPIMAMAGRITIAEVDEIVEIGELDPEQVITPAIFVNHLILSKESGNGNG